A stretch of the Agelaius phoeniceus isolate bAgePho1 chromosome 1, bAgePho1.hap1, whole genome shotgun sequence genome encodes the following:
- the LOC129125200 gene encoding GPI-linked NAD(P)(+)--arginine ADP-ribosyltransferase 1-like: MAALTLTLLAMTAITPAVVAVTLDMAPAAFDDQYRGCGRAMAAALPALNRSELRRGGPWAEAWALAAAQWRGRPAPPAPASPLSPDQAIALMAYTAPLPLHREFNEAVRQAGRSRREYRDNFHFKTLHFLLTQAVAALRGSVSPRCLRVFRGVRGVRFAARRGDSVRFGHFASASLRNESSWGFGTDAAFQVLTCQGAAVREFSFFPHEEEVLIPPFETFEVTDVTNVTKEGDKARIQLRSTGTFSNYNCEWLREQRCGDGPCVFDTGWSVPRTPPHLVGLLVATTALAVATGTF; the protein is encoded by the exons ATGGCcgccctgaccctgaccctccTGGCGATGACCGCAAT cacccccgcCGTGGTGGCGGTCACCCTGGACATGGCTCCGGCCGCCTTCGATGACCAGTACCGGGGCTGCGGCCGCGCCATGGCCGCGGCATTGCCGGCCCTCAACCGCTCCGAGCTGCGGCGCGGCGGCCCCTGGGCCGAGGCCTGGGCTCTGGCCGCTGCCCAGTGGCGCGGCCGGCCGGCCCCTCCGGCCCCTGCGTCCCCTCTGTCCCCGGACCAGGCCATCGCCCTCATGGCCTACACGGCGCCGCTGCCCTTGCACCGCGAGTTCAACGAGGCCGTGCGCCAGGCCGGGCGCTCCCGCCGGGAGTACCGCGACAACTTCCACTTCAAAACGCTGCATTTCCTGCTCACCCAG GCCGTGGCGGCGCTGCGTGGCTCCGTGTCCCCGCGGTGTCTGCGCGTGTTCCGCGGGGTGCGCGGCGTTCGCTtcgcggcgcggcgcggggacTCCGTGCGCTTCGGCCACTTCGCGTCGGCCTCGCTGCGCAACGAGAGCTCCTGGGGCTTCGGCACGGACGCGGCCTTCCAGGTGCTCACCTGCCAGGGCGCGGCCGTCCGCGAGTTCTCCTTCTTCCCGCACGAGGAGGAGGTGCTGATCCCGCCCTTCGAGACCTTCGAGGTCACCGATGTCACCAACGTCACCAAGGAGGGGGACAAGGCGCGGATCCAGCTGCGCTCCACCGGGACCTTCAGCAACTACAACTGCGAGTGGCTGCGAG AGCAGCGCTGTGGGGACGGGCCCTGTGTGTTCGACACGG GCTGGAGCGtccccaggacccctccccaccTCGTGGGGCTCCTCGTGgccaccacagccctggcagtggcCACTGGAACCTTCTGA